atatggatttttttataaaaccgTTAGTCATTATAAGAATGAAAgggattaaataattttttttatctttattacacaatgtaattatgttattactatttaataaaaaaactaaattttaccTTAAGTTTAAATGAGTTAAGTTTCTTCATTGCACTCGAAATCTAAAAAGCTTTTGTTCTTGGAATTTAAGAAGTTTTatcctttatctttttatatttgattatttgataattattggATGTAGTTGAGATAGCATGGTAATCTGGTAAATAagcaacttcaaaaaaaaaaaaaaaccttgaaacgTGGGAACAATATTTGCTGGATTTAGACATCATGTTTAACTTTGTTCAGTGGCCAAAACCTTGCTTATAGAGCAGAGACCAAAGCATCTAGACATCCTTCCACACTTGaggccttttgttttttgttttttcctttctcacacttgatttttatgcaaaaaatcaaagtagCATAGGAGGTTTGTTATGCTTAAGATTTTGtccctattctttttattatattttttatttatttaaataatacatgaaattaaagatttttcttaattttatccccaataaattttttttatctttttaatgattattattcttttgattactatttgttttatttgagaaagtttttgaattttttttcttacaatgacATCCTTTTTGAGgtttttcttatcaaatataatccttttattattattattattattattattgttattgttattttttactttgtaaaattttttaaattaattattattattattattattatttcatcctACAATATTTAATTGACTGAGTGTTTAACTTTTTAGTTAAACATAATTCTTAAATTTAGCTGATTGCGAGTTTAAGATATTAACTCTGGTTTATAAAGTTGACTCGaactttctctatttttttttttctttttctaacctttttctttcatcatctaatattttattattatttttcaatttttaaaaaagtttttagtcattttgaaaaataagatgtgttattttgttttttgttttttctaattatttttaaattaaattaacttctaGATTTACAGGATTCTAATTGAAAATCCAAGAAATCGAGTAGCCGGGAAATCCAGCAAAGTCACCTCATCACCAGCCgttgttgaattgaaaaaacgaTGCAAGTGGCCATGCTTTTTTCTCTGTTCGTATAGGACAAAGGTCGCGCTTTGTCGGTGCGGAAATGTGAGCATTTGTCaagttttcatttttgtttttagatgtgGGGGCAACtactataaacaaaaaaaatgcaccTGTAAAGGTTTGATTTTAATACTTTTGTTCTTGTATTTTGTGTTCTCGAGAGTTGTCCTACACAGTGTTTTTAAACCTACCTTGATGGATGATTTTGTTCGACACCCGGGTAATGAGTCTGATCAAATCActataatcaattttaatttttttttataaatcaaaatgatgttattttgataaaaaaaataaaaaaataattaacagaTTGCAACCGGGTTTTTGACCGGGTGTTGCCGGGTCAACTGAATTTTTAACTAcccatattttttcataaacttgGTCCGATTCCAACCCCAAGTCGACCTGTCAAACCGGGTTATAAAACTATAATCCTAcacaataaacataaaaaatagaaacttaCACAAACACACATGATAAGAAATGGTCGAAATCTTTTTTAGGTTGTTTgacatatgtttttatatttatgcttgtatctttgaagtattttttaaaatatttttaattaaaaaaattattaaattaatatttttttaatgattttgatgtgctgatataaaaaattaaaaaataattcattttgatatattttcaggCAATAAACTATTTTGATAAGCATTTTGTATCACAATTACAAACACTTTTGAGAAGCTGTTTGGTATTGTATTCTAAATggcatttcataaaaaaattattttttaaaaaatagttttttaatattttggcaTCGTTTGGACCGTCAAAATCAACTAGATTACACCGAGCAACTCccataaattttagttttaaacctGTGTTAGATAAGAAGTTTagcttaataatttgtttttgttaattttattcattgttttttcaatttaatcctcataCTGTTTTTACTAGTCTGTCGAGTTGTCTTTGAGCTAACCAAGTTGATTGCGTTGTGTTGGaacaacttttatataatttaatttttaatctagGTTAAATAAAGAGTTGGGTTATGagcttttttttctatcaattttatccctatattttttatttaccattGACTGGTTTGTCTTTGTGCTCTGTGCTGACCAAGATGACTGATTCACATTGGTAAAgtgaattataatataaaataaagtgtAATTTTCTCTTATTAATAAAAGTGTAATCAACggagataaaataaaatgactaaattatataatataaagtgTAATTTTCCCTTTTTATGAAGCCAGTAATATTTCAGTCACAAATTACTTAGCTCGATTTAGCCTGAATAATTAGTGTTTTTTGCTTTGGTTAACAGTGTGAAAATTGACCCTGTAAAGTCGCATAACCGAATGAAAAAAGGGCATAGACAAAAAGTCGATTTCTACTGGTCATAGCCTTGTTCTTTGCATCATCAACTCTTTTTACCAGTCTTAAAATGATGAAAGAGAGACGCTGAGAGCGGGTCATAGACGTTGGAATGGGACAGCTCCATTTCCATCTTTTTTATACTATTCAACTCCCTTTACTAACTCAGACCATCGATGAAGTCTCAGCCATCCACATCCGTGgagaaactaaaaagaaaaagacagtcTTACTCTTGGAATTCCAGGCCACAAAATTTATTCTAGCCGTGCAAAAGAAGCTGGAATTAAGTCCTATGTTcatactctgtttttttttacagattGTAAATTTCTCCGTCTACTTCGATTTTTATCTCTTATTGACTGTAAAGGCCTATAAAATATCTGTCCAATGCACGGAAATGCAGAAGTTATGAACCAAATATACAAACAACTCTCATTTCTGAAGTTACGATACCCTCTCACAGCTATGCGGAACGGTTGCTTCCTGATCCCTTTCACAGTGATACTATGGAGCAGTTTTGTTGCGACCTTGGTGGCTGATAGAGTAACCAGCATTACCACTGATCAAGATGCTCTTCTTGCCTTGAAAGACCACATCGTTAATGACCCTCAAAACCTGCTGACCACCAACTGGACTGCTACCACCTCTGTTTGCGACTGGGTTGGTGTCACTTGTGGAACTCGCCACCGTAGGGTCAGAGCCTTGAAACTCTCTGACATGGATCTTACAGGTACCATACCTCCACATTTGGGAAACTTGTCCTTTCTACTTTTTGCCTCCTTCTATAATAATAGTTTCCGTGGCTCTGTCCCGGACGAGTTGGCTAAGTTACGTAGGCTAGAATACTTCAACTTAGAAAATAACTACTTCGGCGGGGAGATCCCATCATGGTTTGGGTCCTTTACGAGGCTCCACATGTTGTCTCTAGCTAATAACAGTTTCACTGGTGCGATTCCACCGTCATTGTTCCACCTCTCAGAGCTAGATGCCTTGGACTTGTCCAACAATGATCTTCAAGGGCACATTCCAGGAGAGATTGGCAAGCTTCCCAAGTTGAGGATACTGTATTTGAGTCATACTGGCCTTTCAGGTTCCATCCCCTCCGCAGTCTTCAACATTTCTTCATTGCAGGTCATTGTTCTTACTGGAAACATGCTCTCAGGTTCCTTGCCCTCAGCTAATGTCACCATGTCCTCACTTCGGATTCTTGACTTTGGTTCCAATAATCTAACTGGTAGCTTGCCATCAAATTTGTTCAACAATCTTCCAAATCTGGAAGGATTGTACTTGAGTAGGAACCTATTTCATGGCCAAATTCCTGCAGCTTTATTTGGATGCAAACAACTGAAAGATCTCTCTTTGTCTCATAACAATTTTGAAGGAAAGATACACAAAGATATCAGAAATTTGACAGTGCTTGAACAGCTATATCTTGGCTACAACAAATTCAATGGTAAGTCTTCTCTATTGGCCTTGCAATGGAAATGATATGAACAACACTTTAATCAGAATCTATTCTTTGTCCAGGACTTTTGAACAGCTAAACTTTagttatttgtttgtaaatgttACCAAATGGAGATATTTTAGCTTTTTCATCGCCAAGTATTTTGGATCTATGAGTCTTTAGTCTGCTCTTTAACCTCACCACCAAACTAACCGAGAAGAAAagcataaatatttatatgttacTTCTGCTTTGTAGATGTAGAGGTCTAAGTAGAAGTTTTATGTTGCAGATGCAGAAATGCTGTCGTCCATCAGCGATGTTCGCAGTTTGGAGGTACTTAACCTAAGAAATAGTGGCCTAACTGGTCCAATTCCCTCTGCTATTGGAAATCTGACCCTTCTATTGAATATTGGCCTAATGGAAAACAACCTCACAGGTATGGTACCCTTCTTTCTGTTTTGTGTTATCACCACTTTTCACCATTAAAATAGTAAAACTTCAAGTGACTTATGATTACAAGTGTTTTAACCGTGGCAGGGACAATTCCACCGGAGATTGGTAATCTGGTGAATCTAGAGATAATCTCTTTGTCAGTTAACAGGATTGGTGGCCCTATTCCCGTCAGAATCTTTAACATCTCAACATTGAGATTTATCCAAATGACGGGAAATTATCTCTCAGGCCATCTTCCATCAAGCATAAGTCTCCAGCTTCCAAATCTTGAGCGACTTATCGTAGGAGCAAACGAACTCAGTGGTCCATTCCCTGTCTCTCTCTCCAACGCTTCTGAACTCCTTATTCTGGAATTGAGTTCAAACTTTTTCTCTGGTCCTATTCCTGATGCATTTGGCGATGGTTTAAGGAGCCTAAGAGATCTCAATCTGGGGTATAATAATTTTACCAGCAACTCTCTATCTTCAGAGTTGAATTTCTTAACGTCTTTGACAAATTCCAAGAATTTGAGAAAAGTACTCCTGAGCGATAATCCATTGAAGGGGACTATTCCGATTCCAGTAGGAAACCTCTCTTCTTCCCTCGAAAACTTTGTTGCTGAGAGTTGCCAGATTAAAGGCAGTATACCCGAAGGAATTGGCAACTTGAGTAACTTGGTACAATTGAGTCTACAAGACAATGATCTAAAGGGAACCATTCCAACTACAATTGGAAGATTAAGGAAGCTCCAATCTTTATCATTTTCAGGAAATAATTTAGAAGGGTCCGCCCCATCTGATTTGTGTGATATAGAGAGTTTGGCTTTCTTATATCTTGGGGAGAATAAGCTAGTTGGATCAATCCCTTCATGTTTAGGCAATGTCAGTTCTCTAAGAGAGTTATCAATGGGCGCCAACAATCTTACATCCACAATACCTTCGACCTTATGGAGACTAAAAGATATCCAGCTACTACAGTTATCATCAAATTCTTTAAGTGGCTCTCTCCCACTAGATATCAGCAATCTGAAGGTTGTAAGGCATTTAGATATATCAGGAAATCAATTATCAGGTGAAATCCCATCTAGCATCGGGGACCTCAATGATCTAGCTTATCTCTCTTTCTCCAATAATAGATTGCAGGGGCCTATTTCTCGATCATTTGGTGACATGGTAAGCTTGGAATTCTTAGATTTATCAAGAAATAATCTCTCAGGAGAAATTCCCAAGGACATGGAGAAACTTACAtatcttaaatatttcaatGTGTCTTTCAATGGACTTCAAGGGGAGATACCTGGTGGAGGACCATTTAAAAAGTTCTCAGCTCGATCATTTTTGGGGAATGAAGCATTGTGTGGCTCTCCTCAGATGCAAGTCCAGCCATGTAAGACTAGAGGTCGTCATCAATCGAAGAAAGCAACTGCAAATGTATTCAAGTATATTTTACCAGCGATTGGAGCTGTAGTAATGGCTACGGCCTTTACTGTCCTCTACGTAATGCGTGGCAGAAGGAATGAGAAGCAAAAACAAGGAGATTTTCCAGATTTAGCAACATGGAGAAGAGTTTCATTTCAAGAGCTTGAGAGAGCAACCGATGGATTTGACGAGGTCAACTTGCTAGGTACGGGGAGCTTTGGCTCAGTTTACAAGGGGTTGTTCTCAGATGGAGTGAACGTTGCTGTAAAGGTTTTTCATTCGCAGCTAGAGGGAGCATTCAAGAGTTTTGATGTTGAGTGTGAGGTGTTGCGCAGCATCCGCCATCGAAATCTTGTGAAAATCATCACAAGTTGCTGCAACATTGACTTCAAAGCCTTGGTGCTTGAGTTCATGCCTAATTGGAGCCTTGAAAAGTGGCTGTATTCCCACAACTATTTCTTGGATCTCCTACAGAGGTTGAACATTATGATTGATGTTGCGTTGGCGCTTGAATACCTTCATCATGGCAA
This is a stretch of genomic DNA from Populus alba chromosome 11, ASM523922v2, whole genome shotgun sequence. It encodes these proteins:
- the LOC118035679 gene encoding uncharacterized protein — translated: MHGNAEVMNQIYKQLSFLKLRYPLTAMRNGCFLIPFTVILWSSFVATLVADRVTSITTDQDALLALKDHIVNDPQNLLTTNWTATTSVCDWVGVTCGTRHRRVRALKLSDMDLTGTIPPHLGNLSFLLFASFYNNSFRGSVPDELAKLRRLEYFNLENNYFGGEIPSWFGSFTRLHMLSLANNSFTGAIPPSLFHLSELDALDLSNNDLQGHIPGEIGKLPNLPSNLFNNLPNLEGLYLSRNLFHGQIPAALFGCKQLKDLSLSHNNFEGKIHKDIRNLTVLEQLYLGYNKFNGTIPPEIGNLVNLEIISLSVNRIGGPIPVRIFNISTLRFIQMTGNYLSGHLPSSISLQLPNLERLIVGANELSGPFPVSLSNASELLILELSSNFFSGPIPDAFGDGLRSLRDLNLGYNNFTSNSLSSELNFLTSLTNSKNLRKVLLSDNPLKGTIPIPVGNLSSSLENFVAESCQIKGSIPEGIGNLSNLVQLSLQDNDLKGTIPTTIGRLRKLQSLSFSGNNLEGSAPSDLCDIESLAFLYLGENKLVGSIPSCLGNVSSLRELSMGANNLTSTIPSTLWRLKDIQLLQLSSNSLSGSLPLDISNLKVVRHLDISGNQLSGEIPSSIGDLNDLAYLSFSNNRLQGPISRSFGDMVSLEFLDLSRNNLSGEIPKDMEKLTYLKYFNVSFNGLQGEIPGGGPFKKFSARSFLGNEALCGSPQMQVQPCKTRGRHQSKKATANVFKYILPAIGAVVMATAFTVLYVMRGRRNEKQKQGDFPDLATWRRVSFQELERATDGFDEVNLLGTGSFGSVYKGLFSDGVNVAVKVFHSQLEGAFKSFDVECEVLRSIRHRNLVKIITSCCNIDFKALVLEFMPNWSLEKWLYSHNYFLDLLQRLNIMIDVALALEYLHHGNATLVVHCDLKPSNILLDENMVAHVSDFGISKLLGEGHSITQTMTLATVGYMAPEYGSEGIVSVKGDVYSYGIVLMETFTRRKPTDEMFTGETNLKLWVKESLPGAVAQIADANLKDHGQYPAAKKDCLSSILELALQCSAEQPEERIDIEDALTALKKIKAKFLKDSRGIGTSYI